ACCATATGGTCTCATAGAATATTCCAAAAGCGGTCGCGTAGCGATTGTGAAATGGAGCCGTCGTTTCCACGAACATCTGAAGGACTTGTCACTGATTGAAACAGACAACCTGAAAGACTAACCTAACCGACGCAATTTTTAACTCTTTAAAAAAACACAATCACAACATGGCAACCATCAATTTTGGCGGAGTACTGGAAGACGTAGTAACCAGAGAAGAATTCCCCATGGAAAAAGCAAGAGAAGTTCTGAAAAATGAAACTATTGCTATCATTGGTTATGGCGTACAAGGTCCCGGCCAGGCTCTGAACCTGAAGGACAATGGCTTTAACGTGATCATCGGTCAGCGTAAGAATTCCAAGACCTGGGATAAAGCAGTAGCAGACGGATGGGTTCCGGGCGAAACTTTGTTCGAGATCGAAGAAGCTGCAGAAAAAGGTACGATCATTCAATACCTGCTGTCTGATGCAGGTCAGATCACCCTGTGGCCTACCCTGAAGCCTTTCCTGACTCCTGGTAAAGCGCTGTATTTCTCTCATGGTTTTGGTATCACTTATAAAGAACAAACCAATATCATTCCGCCTGCTGATGTAGACGTTATCCTGGTAGCTCCTAAAGGCTCCGGTACTTCTCTCCGCAGACTGTTCCTCGCAGGTCAGGGTCTGAACTCCAGCTTTGCAATCTTCCAGAATGCAACTGGTAAAGCCCGCGACAGAGTAATTGCACTCGGTATCGGTGTTGGTTCAGGATATCTCTTCGAAACAGATTTCAAA
This DNA window, taken from Chitinophaga niabensis, encodes the following:
- the ilvC gene encoding ketol-acid reductoisomerase, with protein sequence MATINFGGVLEDVVTREEFPMEKAREVLKNETIAIIGYGVQGPGQALNLKDNGFNVIIGQRKNSKTWDKAVADGWVPGETLFEIEEAAEKGTIIQYLLSDAGQITLWPTLKPFLTPGKALYFSHGFGITYKEQTNIIPPADVDVILVAPKGSGTSLRRLFLAGQGLNSSFAIFQNATGKARDRVIALGIGVGSGYLFETDFKKEVFSDLTGERGTLMGCIQGIFAAQYQTLRSNGHSPSEAFNETVEELTQSLMPLVAENGMDWMYANCSTTAQRGALDWWKKFKDATQPVFDELYASVAAGKEAARSIDLNSQPDYRAKLEVELAELRNSEMWQAGAAVRKLRPNK